In Buchnera aphidicola (Aphis aurantii), one DNA window encodes the following:
- the tpiA gene encoding triose-phosphate isomerase — MKKKIIVANWKLNGNIQTISNFLEYVKLKISLYLKCNTVVIAPSTIYLERVYRDIKDINIFLGAQNVDVNKQGAFTGETSILMLKDIGVKYVIVGHSERRYFHGENNKLITQKFGLIKELNLIPILCIGESETEKKQNKTKEILRNQLNMILEKFGEKAFENTIIAYEPIWAIGTGVSADPIYVQLIHKFIKDYINECNIKNQQNIIIQYGGSVNSKNAKSFLEQPDIDGLLVGSASLIYEEFFNILEIANNISLK, encoded by the coding sequence ATGAAAAAAAAAATTATTGTAGCAAATTGGAAATTAAACGGTAATATTCAAACTATTTCTAATTTTTTAGAGTATGTAAAATTAAAAATTTCGCTTTATTTAAAATGTAATACTGTTGTAATTGCTCCTTCAACAATATATCTTGAAAGAGTGTATAGAGATATAAAAGATATTAATATTTTTCTTGGTGCTCAAAATGTAGATGTAAATAAACAAGGTGCTTTTACAGGTGAAACATCTATATTAATGTTAAAAGACATCGGCGTTAAATATGTTATTGTTGGTCATTCTGAAAGACGATATTTCCATGGTGAAAATAACAAATTAATTACACAAAAATTTGGTTTAATTAAAGAGTTGAATTTAATTCCTATTTTATGCATAGGAGAAAGTGAAACCGAAAAAAAACAAAATAAAACCAAAGAAATTTTAAGAAATCAATTAAATATGATTCTTGAAAAATTTGGAGAAAAAGCGTTCGAAAATACGATTATAGCATATGAGCCTATTTGGGCTATTGGAACTGGCGTCTCAGCAGACCCTATATACGTTCAATTAATACATAAATTTATAAAAGATTATATTAATGAATGTAATATAAAGAATCAACAAAACATAATTATTCAATATGGTGGTTCTGTTAATTCTAAGAATGCTAAAAGTTTTTTAGAACAACCTGATATTGATGGTTTATTAGTTGGTAGTGCTTCTTTAATATATGAGGAATTTTTTAACATTCTTGAAATAGCAAATAATATTTCATTAAAATAG
- the rpsA gene encoding 30S ribosomal protein S1: MNESFAQLFEESLKEIKTRPGSIIRGVIVAIEKDTILVDAGLKSESAIPLEQFKNSQGLVDVKVGDYVDVALDAIEDGFGETLLSREKAKRHEAWLVLEQAHETSKTVTGIINGKVKGGFTVELNDIRAFLPGSLVDIRPIRETIHLEGKELEFKVIKLDQKRNNVVVSRRAVIESENSAERNQLLENLQEGIKIKGIVKNLTDYGAFVDLGGVDGLLHITDMAWKRVKHPSEVVNVGDEIYVKILKFDKEKTRVSLGLKQLGEDPWIAISTRYPEGVKLSGRVTNLTDYGCFVEIEEGVEGLVHVSEMDWTNKNIHPSKVVVVNDIVDVIVLDIDEDRRRISLGLKQCKINPWQEFSETHKKGVHVAGKIKSITDFGIFIGLKGGIDGLVHLSDISWKISGEEAVKNYKKGDEISAVVLQVDAERERISLGIKQLEEDPFNTYIANFKKGMVVNGKIKSVDNKQVILNLSEGIDGNIKFSDSSMQYAEFIETFKINDNILVKISNFDRKNRNVNLNIHIADNNDNKKDIKNKSNNKQNDEKFSNVMTEAFKAAQNTE; this comes from the coding sequence ATGAATGAATCTTTTGCTCAATTATTTGAAGAATCACTAAAAGAAATTAAAACACGTCCTGGTTCTATTATTCGGGGAGTTATTGTTGCCATAGAAAAAGATACAATTTTAGTTGATGCTGGTCTTAAATCTGAATCTGCAATACCATTAGAACAATTTAAAAATTCTCAAGGTTTAGTTGATGTAAAAGTTGGAGATTATGTTGATGTTGCTTTAGATGCTATCGAAGATGGATTTGGAGAAACACTTTTATCTCGTGAGAAAGCAAAAAGACATGAAGCTTGGTTAGTTTTAGAACAAGCACATGAGACATCTAAGACGGTAACTGGTATTATTAATGGCAAGGTGAAAGGTGGTTTTACTGTTGAATTAAATGATATACGAGCATTTTTACCCGGTTCCTTAGTAGATATTAGACCTATTCGAGAAACTATTCATCTTGAAGGAAAAGAATTAGAATTTAAGGTAATAAAATTAGATCAAAAAAGAAATAATGTAGTTGTTTCACGTAGAGCTGTTATTGAATCAGAAAACAGTGCTGAAAGAAATCAGTTGCTGGAAAACTTGCAAGAAGGAATAAAAATTAAAGGCATTGTAAAAAATCTTACAGATTATGGAGCTTTTGTAGATTTAGGAGGTGTAGATGGATTGTTGCACATAACAGACATGGCGTGGAAAAGAGTAAAACATCCTAGCGAAGTAGTAAATGTTGGTGATGAGATTTATGTTAAAATTTTGAAATTTGATAAAGAAAAAACACGTGTATCTTTAGGGCTAAAACAATTAGGCGAAGATCCATGGATAGCTATTTCTACACGTTATCCTGAGGGTGTTAAATTAAGTGGTCGTGTCACAAATCTTACAGATTATGGTTGTTTTGTTGAAATTGAAGAGGGTGTAGAAGGTTTGGTGCATGTGTCAGAAATGGATTGGACTAACAAAAATATTCATCCTTCTAAAGTGGTTGTTGTGAATGATATAGTAGATGTTATAGTTTTAGATATTGATGAAGATCGACGTCGAATTTCACTTGGATTAAAACAATGCAAAATTAATCCGTGGCAGGAGTTTTCTGAAACTCATAAAAAAGGAGTTCATGTTGCTGGTAAAATCAAATCTATTACAGATTTTGGTATTTTTATCGGTTTAAAAGGAGGTATTGATGGATTAGTTCATTTATCTGATATCTCTTGGAAAATTTCCGGCGAAGAAGCAGTAAAAAATTATAAAAAAGGTGATGAAATTTCAGCGGTAGTGTTACAAGTGGATGCAGAAAGAGAACGTATTTCGTTAGGTATTAAACAATTGGAAGAAGATCCTTTTAATACATATATCGCGAATTTTAAAAAAGGAATGGTAGTTAATGGAAAAATTAAATCTGTTGATAATAAACAAGTTATTTTAAACTTATCAGAAGGTATTGATGGAAATATTAAATTTTCAGATTCTTCTATGCAATATGCGGAATTTATTGAAACATTTAAAATTAATGATAATATTTTAGTAAAAATATCTAATTTTGATCGAAAAAATAGAAATGTTAATTTGAATATTCATATTGCAGATAATAATGACAATAAAAAAGATATAAAAAATAAATCAAATAATAAACAAAATGATGAAAAATTTTCTAATGTAATGACTGAGGCTTTTAAAGCTGCTCAAAATACTGAATAA